The following are encoded together in the Kribbella sp. CA-293567 genome:
- a CDS encoding GNAT family N-acetyltransferase has product MEIAARIASAQLQGLARARRQIVAGPLVGMLHDEDVWFLSVAVAAEPGTPFDPEEVSWALETIRKAFAAEGRWLHAELIEEASPGLAEALAANGMTIVSRPPLLVVEPADLRLPELPDGITASVINSPEEQAEADAVAADAYETDDAANPFQPDPANGAGVLIRQNGAPVATAAWTAIADGVTEVAGVGTLHSHRRQGLGALATAYATQQAFKTGGATLAWLTPGDDGADRIYRRIGYTPQATAIHLGDPGGHLNDLR; this is encoded by the coding sequence GTGGAGATTGCTGCGCGGATCGCGTCCGCTCAATTGCAGGGTTTGGCCCGGGCCCGGCGGCAGATCGTGGCCGGCCCGCTGGTCGGCATGTTGCACGACGAGGACGTCTGGTTCCTGTCCGTGGCGGTCGCCGCCGAGCCGGGAACACCGTTCGACCCGGAAGAGGTGTCCTGGGCACTGGAGACGATCCGCAAGGCCTTCGCCGCCGAAGGACGCTGGCTGCACGCCGAACTGATCGAGGAGGCCAGCCCCGGTCTCGCCGAGGCACTCGCCGCCAACGGTATGACGATCGTCTCCCGCCCACCCCTGCTGGTGGTCGAGCCTGCAGACCTCAGGCTCCCGGAGCTCCCCGACGGCATCACTGCCTCGGTGATCAACTCCCCCGAGGAGCAGGCCGAAGCGGATGCCGTCGCCGCGGACGCCTACGAGACCGACGACGCAGCAAACCCGTTCCAGCCCGACCCCGCCAACGGCGCCGGCGTACTGATCCGCCAGAACGGCGCACCGGTCGCTACTGCCGCGTGGACCGCCATCGCCGACGGCGTGACCGAGGTCGCCGGAGTAGGCACGCTGCACTCCCACCGCCGACAGGGCCTGGGCGCACTCGCAACGGCGTACGCGACCCAGCAGGCCTTCAAAACCGGCGGCGCCACCCTCGCCTGGCTCACCCCCGGCGACGACGGCGCCGACCGCATCTACCGCCGCATCGGCTACACCCCCCAAGCCACCGCAATCCACCTAGGCGACCCCGGCGGCCACCTAAACGACCTGCGCTAA